Proteins from one Leptospira johnsonii genomic window:
- a CDS encoding MarR family winged helix-turn-helix transcriptional regulator: protein MSKEKIFRYDKSDDSPGFLLWQVTNLWQREIRKVLEPLDLTHAQFVLLAVTHWLELHEEETTQIKIADRAKTDPMTTSTVLRTLESKKLVRRISHETDTRAKLVKTTSEGQKTLKQAVKVVEDFDEDFFSILGGKRKDMISGLQILSRK, encoded by the coding sequence GTGTCGAAGGAAAAAATATTCAGATACGATAAATCCGACGATAGCCCTGGATTTTTGTTATGGCAGGTCACAAATCTTTGGCAAAGGGAGATCCGAAAGGTTTTAGAACCTTTGGATCTAACCCATGCACAGTTCGTTCTTTTAGCTGTTACCCATTGGCTGGAGCTCCACGAAGAAGAGACTACTCAGATCAAAATTGCAGACAGGGCAAAAACGGATCCTATGACTACTTCTACCGTACTTAGGACTTTAGAATCTAAAAAGTTAGTCAGACGTATCTCTCATGAGACTGACACCCGTGCAAAATTAGTGAAGACCACTTCCGAAGGCCAAAAGACACTTAAGCAGGCAGTCAAAGTAGTGGAAGATTTTGATGAGGACTTTTTTTCTATTCTGGGTGGGAAAAGGAAAGATATGATTTCCGGCCTGCAGATACTTTCCCGGAAATGA
- a CDS encoding polyketide cyclase, producing the protein MWKYEYNTIVKGIDAESLWKARADVANWSKWDSDIEWTKIEGEVSVGKEFVLKPKGGFVCKVLITESEKPFVFGDVTYLPGAKMKFMHYFSPKKEGTEIKVELTISGPLGFLWKKIIGEEQANGMEKEILHFSELVRKGL; encoded by the coding sequence ATGTGGAAGTATGAGTATAATACAATAGTAAAAGGAATAGATGCGGAATCGCTTTGGAAGGCAAGGGCCGACGTTGCGAACTGGTCTAAATGGGATTCGGACATTGAATGGACCAAGATAGAAGGAGAAGTTTCCGTAGGTAAGGAATTTGTCCTAAAACCAAAGGGTGGATTTGTTTGTAAGGTCCTTATCACTGAATCCGAAAAACCTTTTGTATTTGGAGACGTGACTTATCTGCCCGGTGCGAAAATGAAGTTTATGCATTATTTCTCTCCTAAAAAAGAAGGAACTGAGATCAAAGTAGAACTTACGATCTCCGGTCCCCTGGGATTTTTATGGAAAAAGATCATCGGAGAAGAACAAGCAAATGGAATGGAAAAGGAGATCCTACACTTTTCAGAACTGGTCCGGAAGGGTTTGTAG
- a CDS encoding esterase/lipase family protein codes for MLKRAKLLVAGVLFLAAGAVSASGGGSSTKPLAGSYPIILTHGIFGWGKSTGIVDYWGGNAAYLQSQGATVLTPTVTATNSSAARAAQLKTAIQTAMAANNYTGKVHILGHSQGGLDARYLVANLSFASKVATLTTINTPHKGSPVASVIEAVIPNWALPYVGTVVNTLVGVVYGQSSQNAVAALKLLTVSGATSFNASVPNASGVKYFSYGSYMIGNDLIQHPAMGLLAPICSIGAPFYGMSVWNDGVVPDDSQRWGTWKGGPSYGILTTGVDHLEATNALYLGQTWYDTNGYYLKMASNAKSNQ; via the coding sequence ATGTTAAAAAGAGCAAAGTTATTGGTAGCTGGGGTTCTATTCCTAGCAGCGGGAGCAGTGAGCGCATCTGGTGGAGGTTCTTCAACTAAACCTTTAGCCGGATCTTATCCGATCATATTGACTCATGGTATTTTTGGTTGGGGTAAATCTACTGGTATTGTTGACTATTGGGGCGGAAACGCAGCTTATCTTCAATCCCAAGGAGCCACTGTTCTCACTCCTACTGTGACCGCTACGAACTCTTCTGCAGCGAGAGCTGCTCAGTTAAAAACAGCGATCCAAACTGCGATGGCAGCTAATAATTACACCGGAAAAGTTCATATCCTTGGACATTCTCAAGGTGGATTGGACGCTCGTTACCTTGTTGCGAATCTTAGTTTTGCAAGTAAAGTGGCAACCCTCACCACAATCAATACGCCTCACAAAGGAAGTCCGGTTGCAAGCGTGATAGAGGCTGTGATCCCGAATTGGGCTCTCCCTTACGTAGGAACTGTAGTAAATACTTTGGTAGGAGTGGTTTATGGCCAGTCTAGCCAAAACGCAGTTGCCGCATTAAAACTTCTTACTGTAAGCGGCGCTACTTCTTTTAACGCAAGCGTTCCGAATGCTTCCGGGGTTAAGTATTTCTCTTACGGATCTTATATGATCGGTAATGATCTTATCCAACACCCTGCAATGGGACTTCTTGCGCCGATTTGTTCCATCGGAGCTCCTTTCTATGGAATGAGCGTATGGAATGACGGTGTGGTTCCTGATGATTCTCAAAGATGGGGAACCTGGAAAGGTGGTCCTTCTTACGGAATACTTACCACAGGTGTGGACCACCTAGAAGCAACCAACGCATTATACCTCGGACAGACCTGGTATGATACTAACGGTTATTACTTAAAAATGGCTTCTAACGCAAAAAGTAACCAATAA
- the typA gene encoding translational GTPase TypA, which yields MEIRNIAIIAHVDHGKTTLLDGILRQTGAVTAKEDGERIMDSNDLEKEKGITIKAKNTAVIYKGTRINVVDTPGHADFGGEVERVLSTADSCLLLVDAFDGPMPQTRFVLGKSLQLGHKPILVINKIDRDGARPDAVVDMVFDLFSDLGATNEQLDFPIVYASAKQGWAVSKLEDAPSTNLDALLDTVLSHVPPVKANIDAALQFQVTSLDYNDYVGRIAIGKIYNGRLQRGMNVVQLSPKTNGRDETQILKVTKLYNFEGLKRNEIEEAEAGDIVAIAGLPDVFIGDTVCEPGRPAAMPAIEVEEPTVSMYFMVNNSPFASKEGKFVTTRNIRERLDRELETNVAMRLEETEDKDRFKVLGRGELHLSVLIETMRREGFELQVSRPEVIIKKGENGEKLEPYEYLVMDLPDQFTGSIISELNRRKGELQLMDAHPSGMTRVEFVIPTRGIIGFRGYFVTETKGEGVASSRFLRFDLYKGEIPGRKNGALISMDSGETTGYALWKIQERGELLIDPQTPVYPGMIIGIHSRDNDLEVNPVKEKKLTNVRSSGADEAIRLIPPRKFSLEQNIEFLDDDELLEVTPQSMRLRKKHLDANMRKRAGK from the coding sequence ATGGAAATCCGCAATATAGCCATTATCGCACACGTTGACCACGGTAAAACAACCCTTCTAGACGGCATTTTACGCCAAACCGGCGCAGTTACTGCCAAGGAAGATGGGGAAAGAATCATGGATAGTAATGATCTCGAAAAAGAAAAAGGGATCACTATTAAAGCCAAAAACACTGCAGTTATTTATAAAGGAACTCGCATCAACGTAGTGGATACTCCAGGTCACGCGGATTTCGGAGGAGAGGTGGAGAGGGTTCTTTCCACAGCGGATTCCTGCCTTCTTCTTGTAGACGCATTCGACGGACCCATGCCTCAAACCAGATTCGTATTAGGTAAGTCACTTCAATTAGGACATAAGCCTATCTTAGTGATCAATAAGATCGATAGAGATGGAGCTCGTCCTGACGCAGTCGTAGACATGGTTTTCGACTTATTCAGCGATTTAGGTGCAACCAACGAGCAATTGGATTTTCCGATTGTATACGCGTCTGCAAAACAAGGTTGGGCAGTCAGCAAATTGGAAGATGCTCCTAGCACTAATTTAGATGCACTGTTAGATACAGTGCTCTCGCATGTTCCTCCGGTAAAAGCGAATATAGACGCTGCGTTACAATTCCAAGTTACTTCTTTGGATTATAACGATTACGTGGGCCGTATTGCGATCGGTAAGATCTATAACGGAAGACTACAAAGAGGAATGAACGTAGTTCAACTTTCCCCTAAAACAAATGGAAGGGACGAGACCCAAATTTTAAAAGTCACTAAATTATACAATTTTGAAGGTCTGAAACGTAACGAGATAGAAGAGGCGGAAGCCGGAGACATCGTTGCGATTGCAGGACTACCTGATGTATTTATCGGAGACACTGTTTGTGAACCTGGAAGGCCCGCAGCGATGCCTGCTATCGAGGTAGAAGAACCTACAGTATCCATGTATTTTATGGTAAACAATTCTCCTTTTGCAAGCAAAGAGGGTAAATTCGTAACTACCAGAAATATCCGTGAACGTTTGGATAGAGAATTAGAAACAAACGTAGCGATGCGTTTGGAAGAAACTGAAGACAAAGACCGCTTCAAGGTTTTAGGCCGAGGAGAATTACATCTTTCCGTCCTCATCGAAACCATGAGAAGAGAAGGTTTCGAGCTACAAGTTTCCCGCCCTGAAGTAATCATCAAGAAGGGAGAAAACGGAGAAAAGCTGGAGCCTTACGAGTATCTCGTAATGGATCTACCTGACCAATTCACCGGAAGTATTATCTCCGAGCTGAACCGCAGAAAGGGAGAGCTCCAATTGATGGATGCTCATCCGTCCGGAATGACCAGAGTGGAATTCGTAATTCCTACCAGAGGTATCATCGGATTCAGAGGATATTTCGTAACGGAAACCAAAGGAGAAGGAGTGGCATCCAGCCGCTTCCTACGATTCGATCTTTATAAGGGAGAGATCCCAGGTAGAAAGAACGGAGCATTGATCTCTATGGACTCCGGAGAAACTACAGGTTATGCTCTTTGGAAAATCCAGGAAAGAGGGGAACTTCTCATCGATCCTCAAACTCCTGTTTATCCAGGAATGATTATCGGGATCCATTCCAGGGACAACGACCTGGAAGTGAACCCAGTAAAAGAGAAAAAACTGACTAACGTAAGATCTTCTGGGGCGGACGAAGCTATCCGTTTGATTCCACCTCGCAAATTCAGCTTAGAGCAGAATATCGAGTTCTTGGATGATGATGAACTTCTAGAAGTAACCCCTCAGAGTATGCGTCTTCGTAAGAAGCACTTAGATGCAAACATGAGAAAACGCGCTGGAAAATAA
- a CDS encoding pirin family protein, whose translation MRYLIAKKKDLGDGFFVRRVLPQIEARSVGPFVFLDHMGPLPIKTGTEIVVRPHPHIGLATVTYLYDGVITHRDSIGKVEDIRPFEVNWMTAGSGIVHSERSKLDPEYNILEGIQTWVALPKEFEETSPEFFHHEREELPTVSGGGWELRLIAGSFMGEVSPVKVYSPLFYADLEVEAGAEVELQVSQEQEAGIYVARGKVDAEGKDVSVGDMAIYPKGGAVKFRAEETSRIVLLGGTPLSTPRHMYWNFVSSSLERIEQAKVDWKEDRFAHVPGETERIPLPEH comes from the coding sequence ATGAGATATCTTATCGCTAAGAAAAAAGATTTGGGAGACGGTTTTTTTGTAAGAAGAGTGCTTCCTCAGATCGAAGCCAGGTCCGTGGGACCTTTTGTTTTTTTGGACCATATGGGTCCACTTCCCATCAAGACCGGGACTGAAATTGTAGTCCGCCCTCATCCTCATATAGGTCTTGCAACAGTCACTTATCTGTATGACGGAGTGATCACCCATAGAGACAGCATCGGAAAGGTAGAAGATATCCGCCCTTTCGAAGTGAACTGGATGACCGCAGGTTCCGGAATCGTACATAGCGAAAGATCCAAACTAGATCCTGAATATAATATCTTAGAAGGTATCCAGACCTGGGTGGCGCTTCCTAAAGAATTCGAAGAAACTTCTCCTGAATTTTTTCATCATGAAAGAGAAGAATTGCCCACAGTCAGCGGAGGAGGTTGGGAACTCAGGCTGATCGCAGGTTCCTTCATGGGAGAAGTTTCTCCGGTTAAAGTATATTCTCCATTATTCTATGCAGACCTCGAGGTCGAAGCAGGCGCAGAAGTAGAACTGCAAGTCTCTCAAGAACAAGAAGCGGGCATCTATGTCGCCAGAGGAAAGGTCGACGCGGAAGGAAAGGACGTCTCAGTAGGAGATATGGCAATCTATCCGAAAGGTGGAGCCGTAAAATTCAGAGCGGAAGAAACTTCCAGGATCGTACTCTTAGGTGGGACCCCACTTTCTACCCCAAGGCATATGTATTGGAACTTTGTATCCAGTTCTTTAGAAAGAATAGAACAAGCAAAAGTAGATTGGAAAGAAGATCGATTTGCTCATGTGCCCGGTGAGACAGAAAGGATCCCATTGCCTGAACATTAA
- the rplU gene encoding 50S ribosomal protein L21: MFAIISVGNRQFKVTQDLEFLTEKTGKNAGDTFDAKVLLFAENNKVHIGSPELKSAKVSLKVLEDVKGEKVRGYVYKKRKNSQRTWGHRQQLQKVKVVSLSAV; the protein is encoded by the coding sequence ATGTTCGCGATCATCTCTGTCGGCAACCGACAATTCAAAGTCACTCAGGATCTTGAATTCCTGACTGAAAAGACCGGTAAGAATGCCGGAGACACCTTCGACGCTAAGGTGTTACTATTTGCTGAAAATAATAAGGTCCATATCGGATCTCCGGAACTTAAATCCGCTAAAGTCTCTCTGAAAGTATTGGAAGACGTAAAGGGAGAAAAAGTAAGAGGTTACGTTTACAAAAAACGTAAAAACTCTCAGAGAACCTGGGGACATAGACAACAACTGCAAAAAGTTAAGGTAGTTTCTCTTTCGGCAGTTTGA
- a CDS encoding ribosomal-processing cysteine protease Prp, with product MIRIKILRKGEEILGLESSGHASKMHGSKGQNLLCAAVGVLIQTLYLHLSKEGLAKEAVIGDGLLDFKIVSGKTTDPIVHAGFNLVKSGLVNLKEQYPSEIELIGE from the coding sequence TTGATCCGGATTAAGATACTCCGAAAAGGAGAAGAAATCCTAGGTTTGGAATCTTCCGGGCATGCTTCCAAGATGCACGGATCCAAAGGACAAAATCTTCTCTGCGCCGCTGTCGGAGTACTCATCCAAACTCTTTACCTGCATTTAAGCAAGGAAGGGTTGGCAAAAGAAGCGGTAATCGGAGACGGGCTCTTGGACTTCAAGATCGTCTCCGGAAAAACGACCGATCCGATCGTTCATGCGGGATTCAATCTCGTAAAAAGCGGATTGGTCAACTTGAAGGAACAATATCCTTCTGAAATTGAACTCATAGGAGAATAA
- the rpmA gene encoding 50S ribosomal protein L27 — translation MAHKKGGGSSKNGRDSQSKRLGVKRFGGELVLAGNILVRQRGTRLNAGKNVGVGKDHTLYSLVEGHVKFEQVTKTKVQVSVYPK, via the coding sequence ATGGCACATAAGAAAGGTGGCGGTTCTTCCAAAAACGGACGCGATTCCCAATCCAAACGTCTTGGTGTAAAACGTTTCGGAGGAGAACTAGTTTTAGCTGGTAATATTCTCGTTCGCCAAAGAGGAACAAGATTAAACGCCGGAAAAAACGTAGGTGTAGGTAAAGATCATACACTTTACTCTCTTGTCGAAGGTCACGTTAAATTTGAACAAGTTACCAAAACTAAAGTTCAAGTTTCCGTTTACCCGAAATAA
- the obgE gene encoding GTPase ObgE produces MEKFIDEVVIEVTAGHGGAGSMHFRREKYVEFGGPDGGDGGIGGNIIIRPNLSMVTLDRYLTKRRFRAQDGFPGEGNERSGKKGEDLILFVPLGTQIYDEESGELLYDFIKDDGEFQVVKGGRGGKGNTHFKSSTHQTPKFSQPGEDGEYKHLRLSLKLLADVGIVGLPNAGKSTLLSKITEAHPKIAGYAFTTLSPNLGVVKRKGDIYRYTLADIPGIVEGASKGIGLGLSFLRHIERVKGILYVFDAAALDIQEDFKMLQAELRSYNPELLNRPHLIVLNKIDIWEDQSFTEELLKSVSSLGRVIPISAQEEINLEELLSVMDSTFFQKELEELHFNEEEQRENSDE; encoded by the coding sequence ATGGAAAAGTTTATAGATGAAGTTGTGATCGAAGTTACCGCCGGACATGGTGGAGCCGGATCCATGCATTTTCGAAGAGAGAAATACGTGGAATTCGGAGGACCTGATGGTGGTGACGGTGGGATCGGTGGTAATATTATCATCCGCCCTAACCTTTCCATGGTCACATTAGATCGTTATCTTACTAAAAGAAGATTTAGAGCCCAGGACGGATTTCCAGGAGAAGGTAACGAAAGATCCGGAAAAAAAGGAGAAGACCTAATCCTTTTTGTTCCTCTCGGGACACAGATCTACGACGAGGAAAGCGGAGAACTACTTTACGATTTTATAAAGGACGACGGAGAGTTCCAGGTCGTCAAAGGCGGAAGAGGAGGAAAAGGAAATACCCATTTCAAATCTTCTACCCACCAAACCCCTAAATTTTCCCAACCGGGAGAAGACGGGGAATACAAACATCTACGCCTGAGCCTAAAATTACTGGCAGATGTGGGAATTGTAGGACTTCCTAATGCAGGCAAGTCTACCCTACTTTCCAAAATTACGGAAGCACATCCTAAGATCGCAGGATACGCATTCACCACACTTTCTCCTAACCTAGGTGTGGTAAAAAGAAAAGGAGATATCTACCGTTATACGTTGGCGGATATTCCAGGGATCGTAGAAGGCGCAAGCAAAGGTATCGGCCTAGGACTTTCCTTCTTAAGACATATAGAAAGAGTAAAAGGTATATTATACGTTTTTGATGCAGCTGCATTGGACATCCAAGAGGATTTCAAGATGCTGCAGGCAGAATTGAGATCTTATAATCCGGAACTTCTCAACCGACCGCATTTGATCGTTTTAAATAAAATCGATATCTGGGAAGACCAGAGTTTTACGGAAGAATTACTCAAGTCCGTTTCTTCCTTGGGAAGGGTGATCCCAATCTCCGCCCAGGAAGAAATTAACTTAGAGGAATTACTTTCTGTAATGGATTCCACATTCTTCCAAAAAGAACTGGAAGAATTACATTTTAACGAAGAAGAACAGCGGGAAAATTCAGATGAATAG
- the proB gene encoding glutamate 5-kinase: protein MQMNRNDLNERIKTSNKIVIKIGSARLAGSEEEVNDFLFSLVSDIRHLRDLGKQVILVSSGAIARGRKLLATLPNSAEAGESLPEKQALAAMGQNRLVNLYDSFFSKVNLPIAQILFGVLDMENPEGFKNLKNTFGQLLDWGILPIVNENDSVATEEVKFGDNDVLSAIVSLIVEADLLIILTGVEGFLKDGKLLPFLEEVGKSELSQAGGPSGPGTGGMYTKLKAASIASEAGIPCGIIDGNRKNCVREFIETNTLGTLVVSNGKKKHFTEEEIKSILRAKRNGGQE, encoded by the coding sequence ATTCAGATGAATAGAAATGATCTGAACGAGAGAATCAAAACATCCAATAAAATAGTAATTAAAATAGGTTCCGCAAGACTTGCAGGCTCGGAAGAGGAAGTGAATGATTTCCTTTTTAGTCTGGTTTCGGACATACGCCATCTCAGGGATCTTGGAAAACAAGTGATCCTAGTTTCCTCCGGAGCAATCGCAAGAGGAAGAAAACTTTTAGCAACACTTCCAAACTCCGCAGAAGCCGGAGAATCTCTTCCGGAAAAGCAAGCTCTGGCTGCCATGGGCCAAAACCGCCTGGTGAATTTATACGACAGTTTTTTTTCCAAGGTAAATCTCCCGATCGCTCAGATACTATTCGGCGTCTTGGACATGGAAAATCCGGAAGGATTTAAAAATCTAAAAAATACCTTTGGACAACTTTTGGATTGGGGCATTCTTCCGATCGTAAACGAAAACGACTCAGTCGCCACGGAAGAAGTAAAATTCGGAGATAACGACGTACTTTCCGCTATCGTAAGTCTAATCGTAGAGGCGGATCTTCTGATCATACTCACAGGTGTAGAAGGTTTTTTAAAAGATGGAAAACTTCTGCCTTTCTTGGAAGAAGTAGGAAAATCTGAACTTTCTCAAGCGGGAGGCCCAAGCGGCCCAGGCACCGGAGGAATGTATACCAAACTCAAGGCGGCTTCTATCGCAAGCGAGGCAGGAATTCCTTGCGGGATCATAGACGGAAATCGCAAAAATTGCGTGCGTGAGTTTATAGAAACGAATACACTCGGGACATTGGTTGTCTCTAACGGTAAGAAGAAACACTTTACGGAGGAGGAAATTAAATCCATTCTCCGAGCCAAACGTAACGGAGGTCAGGAATGA
- a CDS encoding glutamate-5-semialdehyde dehydrogenase: MIQRSAESIYVDELCKSAKDAYRQIRSINTSKKNKVLEKLASALVSRKSEILKENAKDLEAGKSKGLSSALLDRLTLDEKRIQSLSNAVLEIKALPDPVGETVRGATLPNGIRLNTKRVPLGVVMVIYESRPNVTIDVGALSFKSGNACILRGGSEAIHSNTILAKIFQDCLKEEGLPANAVTFVDRTEREYMVPFLKQTSYIDIVVPRGGEGLIRFVSENSLIPVVKHDKGVVNLYIDKSADPKKVLPIAVNSKVQRPGVCNAAENLIIHSEYPYIKELLDELASKGVQLLLDPKSLAIFPKGQPVKNEDYLEEFLDLRFSVKTVDKIEEAIEFIEATSSGHTEAIVTEDISAANFFSRSLDSAAIFVNISTRFHDGGEFGLGAEVGISTGKLHVRGPMGLVHLTTTTTYAEGEGQVRG; the protein is encoded by the coding sequence ATGATCCAAAGATCCGCAGAATCCATCTACGTAGACGAACTTTGTAAATCCGCGAAAGATGCTTATAGACAAATCCGATCCATCAATACTTCCAAAAAGAATAAGGTTTTGGAAAAGTTAGCCTCTGCTTTGGTTTCTAGAAAATCCGAAATTTTAAAAGAGAATGCAAAGGACTTAGAAGCAGGAAAATCAAAAGGTTTATCTTCTGCACTTTTGGACAGATTGACCCTGGACGAAAAAAGGATCCAAAGTCTGTCTAACGCAGTTCTTGAAATTAAGGCTCTTCCCGATCCTGTGGGAGAAACTGTAAGAGGCGCTACTCTTCCGAATGGGATCAGACTAAACACAAAAAGAGTTCCTTTGGGTGTGGTCATGGTGATTTACGAATCCAGACCGAATGTTACCATCGATGTGGGAGCCTTATCTTTCAAATCCGGGAACGCATGTATCTTGCGTGGCGGTTCCGAAGCAATCCACTCTAACACGATACTCGCAAAAATTTTCCAAGACTGTTTAAAAGAAGAAGGTCTGCCTGCGAATGCTGTCACCTTCGTAGACAGAACGGAAAGGGAATACATGGTTCCTTTCCTCAAACAGACTTCATACATTGACATAGTAGTTCCTAGAGGTGGAGAAGGTCTTATCCGTTTTGTTTCGGAAAATTCTCTCATCCCTGTTGTAAAACATGATAAGGGAGTGGTGAATCTTTATATAGATAAGTCCGCAGATCCTAAAAAAGTTTTACCGATCGCGGTGAATTCCAAGGTGCAAAGACCTGGGGTCTGTAATGCAGCCGAAAACTTAATTATACATTCCGAATATCCTTATATTAAAGAACTTTTGGACGAACTTGCATCCAAAGGTGTACAACTTCTTTTGGACCCAAAATCCTTGGCAATTTTTCCGAAAGGACAACCTGTTAAGAACGAAGATTATCTAGAAGAATTTTTAGATCTGAGATTTTCCGTAAAAACGGTAGATAAGATAGAAGAAGCTATCGAATTTATTGAGGCGACTAGCTCAGGTCATACGGAAGCGATCGTAACGGAAGATATTAGCGCTGCGAATTTTTTCAGTCGTTCCTTGGATTCCGCTGCGATCTTTGTAAATATCTCCACTCGCTTTCATGACGGAGGAGAATTCGGACTCGGAGCAGAAGTTGGAATTTCTACTGGAAAATTGCACGTAAGAGGTCCGATGGGACTTGTACATCTTACAACTACCACTACATACGCAGAAGGAGAAGGACAGGTCCGAGGATAA
- a CDS encoding nicotinate-nicotinamide nucleotide adenylyltransferase translates to MNSSGLVGVFGGSFDPPHLGHAEVASSFWENFPNAKELLIVPNHTSPWKKNKKTPPDMILDLVQAQFQSFPNTKVWDWEIKRETPSYTDETILELLKVMPGAKLCLLIGEDNYSEFHKWKNWENILNKLDYLLVFRRFSESIPQNQNLQKFKDKIVFLRNRIIEAASIDLREELPKCILENRKPVALSDKVWDIILKNRSYC, encoded by the coding sequence ATGAACTCTTCCGGTTTGGTCGGAGTGTTTGGCGGGAGTTTCGATCCTCCTCATCTAGGCCATGCAGAAGTGGCGTCTAGTTTTTGGGAAAATTTCCCGAACGCAAAAGAACTTTTGATCGTTCCCAACCATACTTCTCCATGGAAAAAGAATAAAAAAACTCCTCCGGATATGATCTTAGATCTAGTTCAGGCACAGTTCCAAAGTTTCCCGAATACAAAAGTTTGGGACTGGGAGATCAAAAGAGAAACCCCAAGTTATACTGACGAAACTATTTTAGAACTTTTGAAAGTGATGCCTGGAGCGAAACTCTGCCTTTTGATCGGGGAGGATAATTATTCCGAATTCCATAAATGGAAAAACTGGGAGAATATTTTGAATAAGCTAGATTATCTATTGGTGTTCAGAAGATTTTCAGAGTCCATTCCTCAAAATCAAAACCTGCAAAAATTCAAAGATAAGATCGTATTTTTACGAAATCGGATCATCGAAGCGGCGTCCATAGATCTGAGAGAAGAACTTCCCAAATGTATTTTGGAAAATCGGAAACCGGTTGCTTTGTCTGATAAAGTATGGGATATCATACTTAAAAATAGATCTTATTGCTAA
- the yqeK gene encoding bis(5'-nucleosyl)-tetraphosphatase (symmetrical) YqeK translates to MLPNTTPEQIKYFTDIVPKEITKTRWEHSLRVAEIAEELANVHSPNESKEAYLAGVVHDITKQKTKEFHLELFAKVKDSESPKLPEAAWHSRSAAYYLETEYGLKTRSVLDAVKHHTLGGEDLNLLACILYAADFLGSEFAEKQKDYSEWRHKAKENLYFAVLNKAIHTMQDLLDHKREIHKRTISMYHFALGKLSN, encoded by the coding sequence ATGCTTCCGAATACTACTCCAGAACAGATAAAATATTTTACCGATATTGTCCCGAAGGAAATCACTAAGACACGTTGGGAACATAGTCTTAGGGTGGCCGAGATCGCAGAAGAGCTTGCAAATGTTCATTCACCTAATGAATCCAAGGAAGCTTATTTAGCAGGTGTGGTTCACGATATCACCAAACAAAAAACCAAAGAATTCCATTTGGAACTTTTTGCAAAAGTAAAGGACTCTGAATCTCCTAAACTTCCGGAAGCAGCCTGGCATTCCAGATCCGCGGCTTATTATTTGGAAACAGAATACGGTTTAAAGACAAGATCCGTTTTAGATGCTGTGAAACACCATACATTAGGCGGAGAGGACTTAAACCTTTTGGCTTGTATCTTGTATGCAGCCGACTTTTTAGGTTCCGAGTTTGCGGAAAAACAAAAGGACTATTCGGAATGGAGACACAAGGCAAAGGAAAATCTTTACTTTGCCGTTTTGAATAAGGCTATCCATACCATGCAGGACCTTTTGGATCATAAAAGAGAAATCCATAAAAGAACGATCTCTATGTATCATTTCGCCTTGGGAAAATTATCCAATTGA